A window of Thermoplasmata archaeon contains these coding sequences:
- a CDS encoding TldD/PmbA family protein → MDGERDLVDFAVEYARQKGASYAEARFERQEPEQFTLKNGTLDALYVGADRGIGVRVLAHGSLGFAATNALTRVDVKAIVDDAVKIAKASRRKTPITFAQEEPITTDWSVPEKTKLADVTIEEKIQEIQGVDKAIMELGFKIPVRFFQLADNRITKYFANSEGSKIGSYSPRLRVTYFLTVVNGADSEQTHRDYGWSGGWEGVREWGLTNRVTEEAKSMQRSLTEGKKSPEGKMDIVVSPMVSGIAAHESCGHPTEADRVLGREASQAGKSFIGPDDLGMKVGSEVVNVCDDPTVEHAIAYYVTDDEGVRARRRYMYKEGRVNEFLQNRETAAAFSTRSNGASRAVNYNVEAIVRMANTFVEPKDHSLEELLEGVHFGVYMKSFMEWNIDDKRYNAKYAGREAYLVENGEIKHPVRQTIIELTTPTFWSAVDAVGKDLDFEGGFCGKSDPSQPLDASLGGPSMRLRNVYLR, encoded by the coding sequence TGAAGAACGGGACCCTCGATGCCCTGTACGTCGGTGCGGACCGGGGCATCGGCGTCCGGGTGCTGGCCCACGGCAGCCTGGGGTTCGCCGCGACCAACGCCCTCACCCGAGTGGACGTGAAGGCGATCGTGGACGACGCGGTCAAGATCGCGAAGGCCTCCCGGCGGAAGACGCCCATCACATTTGCCCAGGAGGAACCGATCACGACGGACTGGTCCGTCCCCGAGAAGACGAAGCTCGCGGACGTGACCATCGAGGAGAAGATCCAGGAGATCCAGGGTGTGGACAAGGCCATCATGGAGCTCGGCTTCAAGATCCCCGTCCGGTTCTTCCAGCTCGCCGACAACCGGATCACGAAGTACTTCGCGAACTCCGAGGGATCCAAGATCGGCTCGTACAGCCCGCGCCTCCGGGTCACGTACTTCCTGACCGTGGTGAACGGCGCCGACTCCGAGCAGACCCACCGCGACTACGGATGGTCCGGAGGATGGGAAGGGGTCCGGGAGTGGGGCCTGACGAACCGCGTGACTGAGGAGGCGAAGTCCATGCAGCGTTCCTTGACGGAGGGGAAGAAGTCCCCCGAGGGCAAGATGGACATTGTCGTCTCGCCCATGGTCTCCGGGATTGCGGCGCACGAGTCGTGCGGCCATCCCACAGAGGCGGACCGCGTCCTCGGGCGCGAGGCGAGCCAAGCCGGGAAATCGTTCATCGGGCCGGACGACTTGGGCATGAAGGTGGGCTCCGAGGTCGTCAACGTCTGCGACGACCCCACGGTCGAGCACGCGATCGCCTACTACGTCACGGACGACGAGGGCGTCCGGGCGCGTCGGCGGTACATGTACAAGGAGGGCCGCGTGAACGAGTTCCTCCAGAACCGCGAGACGGCGGCCGCGTTTTCGACGCGGAGCAACGGTGCCTCGCGGGCCGTGAACTACAACGTGGAGGCCATCGTGCGCATGGCGAACACGTTCGTGGAGCCGAAGGACCACAGCCTCGAGGAGCTCCTCGAGGGCGTCCACTTCGGCGTGTACATGAAGTCGTTCATGGAATGGAACATCGACGACAAGCGCTACAACGCGAAGTACGCGGGACGCGAGGCGTACCTTGTGGAGAACGGGGAGATCAAACACCCCGTGCGGCAGACGATCATCGAGCTGACCACGCCCACGTTCTGGTCCGCCGTCGATGCGGTGGGCAAGGACCTCGATTTCGAAGGCGGGTTCTGCGGCAAATCGGACCCGAGTCAGCCGCTCGACGCGAGCCTCGGAGGCCCGTCCATGCGCCTGCGCAACGTGTACCTGAGGTGA